A single Cupriavidus sp. D39 DNA region contains:
- a CDS encoding DUF5594 family protein, translating to MSQDIAARFNAELAPRIAQTITDLFRGRIQVAVVPDERPGRAARVHLCGEPFDEPRRFAQQLNVYLSWDGLEVEGLFAAGGAEKFEHYLAALPGKMRAWQTPRQIDFGTRSQADPTVLLGGLDFEH from the coding sequence GTGAGCCAAGACATTGCAGCGCGCTTCAATGCGGAGTTGGCCCCGCGCATCGCCCAGACGATCACGGATTTGTTCAGGGGCCGCATTCAGGTCGCGGTGGTGCCGGACGAGAGGCCTGGCCGGGCGGCGCGCGTCCACCTTTGCGGCGAACCGTTCGATGAGCCGCGGCGGTTCGCGCAGCAGTTGAACGTCTACCTGTCGTGGGACGGGCTTGAGGTGGAAGGGCTGTTTGCTGCCGGTGGCGCGGAAAAATTCGAGCACTATCTCGCTGCCCTTCCGGGCAAGATGCGCGCGTGGCAAACGCCCCGGCAGATCGATTTCGGGACGCGCTCGCAGGCGGACCCTACCGTGCTGCTTGGCGGGCTGGATTTCGAGCATTGA
- a CDS encoding MliC family protein, producing the protein MPLRSPLLHTATRATTRVTTCTIAAAIGLAAAPAMAKAGIDGVRFDPPRTVRYQCDDGKQLTARYFNSTDNQIAILRLDGKPLLFASVLTGSGARYAHGAYLWITKGDEGMLQDLTKGESAPPAYANCHAAK; encoded by the coding sequence ATGCCTCTTCGTTCGCCCCTGCTTCACACCGCTACCCGCGCCACAACGCGCGTCACCACCTGCACCATCGCCGCCGCCATCGGCCTGGCCGCCGCCCCCGCCATGGCCAAGGCCGGCATCGACGGCGTGCGCTTCGACCCGCCCCGTACCGTGCGCTACCAGTGCGACGACGGCAAGCAGCTCACGGCGCGCTATTTCAATAGCACCGACAACCAGATCGCCATCCTGCGGCTGGACGGCAAGCCGTTGCTCTTTGCCAGCGTGCTGACCGGCTCGGGCGCCCGCTATGCGCATGGCGCCTATCTGTGGATCACCAAGGGCGACGAAGGCATGCTGCAGGACCTGACCAAGGGCGAGAGCGCGCCGCCGGCCTACGCCAACTGCCACGCCGCGAAATAG
- a CDS encoding IclR family transcriptional regulator, translating into MASTPSRGTPVADERDTGDRQFATTLAHGIDILLAYRPGESLLGNKEFAQRTGQSRSAVARLTHTLTVLGYLRRDATQAKYRLGAPVLSLGYPLLASMHIRQIARPLMKELADRVGGAVSLGMRDRTQMIYVETARSTDSLVVTPDIGAALPMLTTAIGKAWLCKAPAEERDSVLNRLRLQDPDAFLRFQPQFPRLRQDFEAKGYCVNRGEWRSDVYGFAVPLFRPVDSQWMIFNCGVSAPAGPFAAREREVAPQLLDLARNVERLLGMR; encoded by the coding sequence ATGGCATCGACGCCTTCGCGCGGCACGCCCGTGGCCGACGAGCGCGACACCGGCGACCGCCAGTTCGCCACCACGCTCGCGCACGGCATCGATATCCTGCTGGCCTACCGTCCTGGCGAGTCCCTGCTTGGCAACAAGGAATTTGCACAACGCACCGGCCAGTCCCGGTCGGCCGTGGCCAGGCTCACGCACACGCTGACCGTGCTCGGCTACCTGCGCCGCGACGCCACACAGGCCAAGTACCGGCTTGGCGCGCCCGTACTCTCGCTCGGCTATCCGCTGCTGGCCAGCATGCATATCCGCCAGATTGCCCGGCCATTGATGAAAGAACTCGCCGATCGCGTCGGCGGCGCGGTGTCGCTAGGCATGCGCGACCGCACGCAGATGATCTATGTGGAGACCGCCCGCTCCACCGACAGCCTCGTGGTCACACCGGACATCGGCGCCGCGCTGCCCATGCTCACCACCGCCATCGGCAAGGCCTGGCTATGCAAGGCGCCCGCCGAAGAACGCGACAGCGTGCTCAATCGCCTGCGCCTGCAGGACCCGGATGCCTTCCTGCGCTTCCAGCCGCAGTTCCCCCGCCTGCGGCAGGATTTCGAGGCCAAGGGCTACTGCGTGAACCGTGGCGAATGGCGCAGCGATGTCTATGGCTTTGCCGTGCCGCTGTTCCGGCCAGTGGACTCGCAATGGATGATATTCAACTGCGGGGTATCGGCACCGGCCGGGCCATTCGCCGCGCGCGAGCGGGAAGTCGCCCCGCAGTTGCTGGACCTGGCGCGGAACGTGGAAAGACTGCTGGGGATGCGGTGA
- a CDS encoding IclR family transcriptional regulator, whose product MPPRPHHPDPAFATTLAHGLALLQCFRVGEPVMSNKQLVARTGLSKATISRLTYTLAARGLLLYDTELRRYRLGSTALSLGYPLLASLKVRQLARPLMKQLADEVGGSVSLGLRDRLQMVYVETSRGHDAIAFRPDIGASLPMLPTAIGRAWLCQAPPGEREPVLAALRASDAGQWHAHAAALEAAAHDFATLGFCLSRGEWQRDVHAVAVPMRAEIDGEILVFNCGAPSARMTPRKLEREMGPRLLRMVRRVETALGIA is encoded by the coding sequence ATGCCGCCCCGCCCCCATCATCCGGACCCCGCCTTCGCCACCACGCTGGCGCACGGCCTGGCGCTGCTGCAGTGCTTTCGCGTGGGCGAGCCCGTCATGAGCAACAAGCAGCTGGTTGCGCGCACCGGGCTGTCCAAGGCCACCATCAGCCGCCTGACGTACACGCTGGCGGCGCGCGGGCTGTTGCTCTACGACACCGAGCTGCGCCGCTACCGGCTGGGCTCCACCGCGCTCTCGCTTGGCTACCCGCTGTTGGCCAGCCTCAAGGTCAGGCAGCTCGCGCGCCCGCTGATGAAGCAGCTCGCCGACGAAGTGGGCGGCTCGGTCTCGCTGGGCCTGCGCGACCGGCTGCAGATGGTCTACGTGGAAACCAGCCGCGGGCACGACGCCATCGCCTTCCGGCCCGATATCGGCGCCTCGCTGCCCATGCTCCCCACCGCCATTGGACGCGCCTGGCTCTGCCAGGCGCCGCCCGGCGAGCGCGAGCCGGTGCTGGCTGCGCTGCGCGCCAGCGATGCCGGGCAATGGCACGCGCACGCCGCCGCGCTGGAAGCCGCGGCGCACGATTTCGCCACGCTCGGCTTCTGCCTGTCGCGCGGGGAATGGCAGCGCGACGTGCATGCCGTGGCCGTGCCGATGCGTGCCGAGATCGACGGCGAGATACTGGTCTTCAATTGCGGGGCGCCAAGCGCCCGGATGACGCCGCGAAAGCTCGAACGCGAAATGGGTCCCAGGCTGCTGCGGATGGTGCGGCGCGTGGAGACCGCGTTGGGGATCGCGTGA
- a CDS encoding acyl-CoA dehydrogenase family protein, with protein sequence MPTMPSHPDSPDTRLTELREAVRRFVEAHAIPSEDPALAHDVVRLDAVTRGLQARAREAGIYAPHLPREYGGLGLNWSERAQVLEEAGRSFLGAPALNCAPPDQPNMINLLQQGTPAQQRKYLMPLIGGEIRSCFAMTEPAPGAGSDPGMLRTIAERAKGNWVLNGHKWFISGAVGAAFAIVLARTEDGATMFLVDADNPGYRLVRNIAGMDGYQIGGHGEILLAQCVVPDDAVLGEPGKGFDYAQARLEPARLSHCMRFIGRASRAMEIAQRYAAQRDSFGQRLCELQQIQAMVADSHIDLHASRLMVRDCAMRMDAGESVKHESAMTKVFVSEAVWRVADRAVQIMGAQGISDDTPVSMIQRELRPFRIYDGASELHRATLARRIFKSGMRP encoded by the coding sequence ATGCCGACCATGCCATCGCACCCGGACAGCCCGGATACGCGCCTCACCGAACTACGCGAGGCGGTGCGCCGCTTCGTCGAGGCGCATGCCATCCCCAGCGAGGACCCAGCGCTGGCCCACGACGTAGTGCGGCTTGACGCGGTCACGCGCGGCTTGCAGGCGCGCGCACGCGAGGCCGGCATCTACGCCCCGCACTTGCCGCGCGAATACGGCGGCCTCGGCTTGAACTGGAGCGAGCGTGCGCAAGTGCTGGAGGAAGCGGGGCGCAGCTTTCTCGGCGCGCCCGCGCTCAATTGCGCGCCGCCCGACCAGCCCAACATGATCAACCTGCTGCAGCAAGGCACGCCGGCGCAGCAGCGCAAGTACCTGATGCCGCTGATCGGCGGCGAGATCCGTTCCTGCTTTGCCATGACCGAGCCGGCGCCCGGCGCGGGCTCCGATCCCGGCATGCTGCGCACCATTGCCGAGCGCGCGAAAGGCAACTGGGTGCTGAACGGGCACAAGTGGTTTATCAGCGGCGCGGTGGGCGCGGCCTTCGCCATCGTGCTCGCACGCACGGAAGACGGCGCCACGATGTTCCTGGTGGATGCCGATAACCCGGGTTACCGGCTGGTGCGCAATATCGCTGGCATGGACGGCTACCAGATCGGTGGGCACGGCGAGATCTTGCTGGCGCAATGCGTGGTGCCGGACGACGCCGTGCTGGGCGAGCCGGGCAAGGGCTTCGACTATGCGCAGGCGCGCCTGGAGCCCGCCAGGCTGTCGCACTGCATGCGCTTTATCGGCCGGGCCTCGCGCGCCATGGAAATCGCCCAGCGCTATGCCGCGCAGCGCGATTCGTTCGGGCAGCGTTTGTGCGAGCTCCAGCAGATCCAGGCCATGGTGGCGGATTCGCATATCGACCTGCACGCCAGCCGGCTGATGGTGCGCGATTGCGCCATGCGCATGGACGCAGGCGAATCGGTCAAGCACGAGTCGGCCATGACCAAGGTCTTTGTGTCGGAAGCCGTGTGGCGCGTGGCGGACCGTGCTGTGCAAATCATGGGCGCGCAAGGGATTTCCGACGATACGCCGGTCTCGATGATCCAGCGCGAGCTGCGGCCATTCCGCATTTACGACGGCGCATCGGAGCTGCATCGCGCCACGCTGGCGCGGCGCATTTTCAAGAGCGGCATGCGGCCCTGA
- a CDS encoding CaiB/BaiF CoA transferase family protein produces MNHTNQDAPAARQNGPLAGVRILDMATVVAAPFASTLCADMGADVVKLELPNGTDPLRGLAPVKGKLPLYWKVTNRGKRGITLDVRKPQGRALFLKMLPQFDVLVENFRTGTLDRWGLDAETLRAANPRLTILRLTGFGQTGPYAGRAGFARVFEAMSGFTNLAGDPSGSPMHMNYPMGDMVAGLFGAFSIAAAVADSRRAQAHGNEARGREIDLSATEALFRLLEPLAVEYEQLGQVRNRAGNRATYTAPSNMYATADGHWVSLVASSDPIFRRLCHAIGDPAMADDPRYASNPERVRHLDALDAAVKAWFATHDYAAVAQALGVHEIPFSKIFTIVDILEDPHFLARGAVVRLPDPDLGSIPAPCMVPRFSGHAPPAPRSGPAVGEHNAAFYGELGLTPADLETLRELQVV; encoded by the coding sequence ATGAACCACACAAATCAAGACGCGCCCGCCGCGCGGCAGAACGGACCGCTTGCCGGTGTGCGCATCCTCGACATGGCTACGGTGGTAGCCGCGCCATTTGCCAGCACGCTGTGCGCGGACATGGGCGCGGACGTCGTCAAGCTCGAGTTGCCCAATGGTACCGATCCGCTGCGCGGGCTCGCGCCGGTGAAGGGCAAGTTGCCGCTGTACTGGAAGGTCACCAACCGCGGCAAGCGCGGCATCACGCTGGACGTGCGCAAGCCGCAAGGGCGCGCGCTGTTCCTCAAGATGCTGCCGCAGTTCGATGTGCTGGTGGAGAATTTCCGCACCGGCACGCTGGACCGCTGGGGCCTCGACGCCGAGACCCTGCGCGCGGCCAATCCGCGCCTGACGATCCTGCGCCTGACCGGTTTTGGCCAGACCGGGCCGTATGCCGGGCGCGCCGGCTTTGCACGCGTGTTCGAGGCGATGAGCGGGTTCACCAACCTGGCGGGCGACCCGTCGGGTTCCCCCATGCACATGAACTATCCGATGGGCGACATGGTGGCCGGCCTGTTCGGCGCGTTCTCGATCGCGGCGGCGGTGGCCGACAGCCGCCGCGCGCAGGCGCATGGCAACGAGGCGCGCGGGCGCGAGATCGACTTGTCGGCCACCGAAGCACTGTTCCGCCTGCTGGAGCCGCTGGCGGTGGAGTACGAGCAACTGGGGCAGGTGCGCAATCGCGCGGGCAATCGTGCCACCTACACTGCGCCGTCCAATATGTACGCCACGGCGGACGGGCACTGGGTATCGCTGGTGGCCTCGTCGGACCCGATCTTCCGCCGGCTTTGCCATGCCATCGGCGATCCGGCCATGGCCGACGATCCGCGCTATGCCAGCAACCCGGAGCGAGTACGCCATCTCGATGCGCTCGACGCTGCCGTCAAGGCCTGGTTTGCCACGCATGACTATGCGGCCGTGGCGCAGGCGCTGGGCGTGCACGAGATCCCGTTCAGCAAGATCTTCACCATTGTCGATATCCTGGAGGATCCACATTTTCTGGCGCGCGGCGCGGTCGTCCGCTTGCCTGACCCCGATCTCGGCTCGATTCCCGCGCCCTGCATGGTGCCGAGGTTTTCCGGCCATGCGCCGCCTGCGCCCCGCAGCGGCCCCGCGGTGGGCGAGCACAACGCGGCGTTCTATGGCGAACTTGGCCTGACGCCGGCCGACCTGGAAACGCTGCGCGAGCTGCAGGTGGTCTGA
- the acs gene encoding acetate--CoA ligase: protein MSAIESVMQEHRIFNPPESFAKQAAIPSMEAYQALCDEAERDYEGFWARHAREQLHWTKPFTKVLDESNAPFYKWFEDGELNASYNCLDRNLDNGNAEKVAIVFEADDGTVTKVTYRQLHAKVCQFANGLKALGIKKGDRVVIYMPMSVEGVVAMQACARLGATHSVVFGGFSAKSLQERLVDVGAVALITADEQMRGGKALPLKAIADEALALGGCEAVKSVIVYRRTGGKVNWAEGRDRWMDDVAAGQPPTCEAEPVSAEHPLFVLYTSGSTGKPKGVQHSTGGYLLWALMTMKWSFDIKPDDMFWCTADIGWVTGHTYIAYGPLAAGATQVVFEGVPTYPNAGRFWDMIARHKVSIFYTAPTAIRSLIKAAEADEKIHPKQYDLSSLRLLGTVGEPINPEAWMWYHRNIGGERCPVVDTFWQTETGGHMITPLPGATPLVPGSCTLPLPGIIAAIVDETGQDVPNGSGGILVVKRPWPSMIRTIWGDPERFKKSYFPEELGGKLYLAGDGSIRDKDTGYFTIMGRIDDVLNVSGHRMGTMEIESALVSNPMVAEAAVVGRPDDMTGEAICAFVVLKRSRPDEEEAKKIAAELRNWVGKEIGPIAKPKDIRFGDNLPKTRSGKIMRRLLRSLAKNEEITQDTSTLENPAILDQLKQAQ, encoded by the coding sequence ATGTCCGCCATCGAGTCCGTGATGCAGGAGCATCGCATTTTCAATCCCCCGGAGTCGTTCGCCAAGCAAGCTGCGATTCCCAGCATGGAGGCTTACCAGGCCTTGTGCGACGAAGCCGAGCGCGACTACGAGGGTTTCTGGGCACGCCACGCCCGCGAGCAACTGCACTGGACCAAGCCCTTCACCAAGGTGCTGGACGAGAGCAATGCCCCGTTCTACAAGTGGTTCGAGGACGGCGAGCTCAATGCCTCCTATAACTGCCTGGACCGCAACCTGGACAACGGCAATGCCGAGAAGGTGGCCATTGTCTTCGAGGCCGACGACGGCACCGTCACCAAGGTCACCTATCGCCAGCTGCATGCCAAGGTCTGCCAGTTCGCCAACGGCCTCAAGGCACTGGGCATCAAGAAGGGCGACCGCGTCGTCATCTACATGCCCATGTCCGTCGAGGGCGTCGTGGCGATGCAAGCCTGCGCGCGCCTTGGCGCCACGCACTCGGTGGTGTTCGGCGGCTTCTCCGCCAAGTCGCTGCAGGAGCGGCTGGTCGACGTGGGCGCGGTGGCGCTGATCACCGCCGACGAACAGATGCGCGGCGGCAAGGCGCTGCCGCTCAAGGCCATCGCCGATGAAGCGCTGGCGCTGGGCGGCTGCGAAGCCGTGAAGAGCGTGATCGTGTACCGCCGCACCGGCGGCAAGGTTAACTGGGCCGAAGGCCGCGACCGCTGGATGGACGACGTCGCCGCCGGCCAGCCGCCGACGTGCGAAGCCGAACCTGTCAGCGCCGAGCATCCGCTGTTCGTGCTCTATACGTCGGGCTCCACCGGCAAGCCCAAGGGCGTGCAGCACAGCACCGGCGGCTACCTGCTGTGGGCGCTGATGACGATGAAGTGGAGCTTCGACATCAAGCCCGACGACATGTTCTGGTGCACCGCCGACATCGGCTGGGTCACCGGGCACACCTACATCGCCTACGGCCCGCTGGCCGCCGGCGCCACGCAGGTGGTGTTCGAGGGCGTGCCCACCTATCCCAACGCCGGCCGCTTCTGGGACATGATCGCGCGCCACAAGGTCAGCATCTTCTACACCGCGCCGACCGCGATCCGCTCGCTGATCAAGGCGGCCGAGGCCGACGAGAAGATCCATCCCAAGCAATACGACCTGTCCAGCCTGCGCCTGCTGGGCACGGTGGGCGAGCCGATCAACCCTGAAGCGTGGATGTGGTACCACCGCAATATCGGCGGCGAGCGCTGCCCGGTGGTGGACACCTTCTGGCAGACCGAGACCGGCGGCCACATGATCACGCCGCTGCCTGGCGCCACGCCGCTGGTGCCGGGCTCGTGCACCTTGCCGCTGCCGGGCATCATCGCGGCCATCGTCGACGAGACGGGGCAGGACGTGCCGAACGGCAGCGGTGGCATCCTGGTGGTCAAGCGTCCGTGGCCGTCGATGATCCGCACCATCTGGGGCGACCCGGAGCGCTTCAAGAAGAGCTACTTCCCGGAAGAACTCGGCGGCAAGCTGTATCTCGCCGGCGACGGCTCGATCCGCGACAAGGACACCGGCTACTTCACCATCATGGGCCGCATCGACGACGTGCTCAACGTCTCGGGACACCGCATGGGCACGATGGAAATCGAGTCCGCGCTGGTCTCCAACCCGATGGTGGCCGAAGCCGCGGTGGTAGGCCGCCCTGACGACATGACCGGCGAGGCCATCTGCGCATTCGTGGTGCTCAAGCGCTCCCGCCCGGACGAGGAAGAGGCCAAGAAAATCGCCGCCGAGCTGCGCAACTGGGTGGGCAAGGAGATCGGCCCGATCGCCAAGCCAAAGGACATCCGCTTTGGCGACAACCTGCCCAAGACGCGTTCAGGCAAGATCATGCGGCGCCTGTTGCGCTCGCTGGCCAAGAACGAAGAAATCACCCAGGATACGTCCACCCTGGAAAACCCCGCCATCCTGGACCAGTTGAAGCAGGCACAATAA
- a CDS encoding serine hydrolase domain-containing protein yields MIRSTLPVLAVALLAACAAPANTQNAAPLTTGFSATQLDSMSARVRADVEQGRIPGAVYLVARNGSIVNTQAIGWQDTARKVPMRPDSIFRIYSMSKPIVSVAVMMMVEDGRVQLADPVSKYLPELKGLRVGVEKTDAAGKPVLELVPAQREMTVQDLLRHTSGLTYGVFGKSLVKQEYKRLDVDATEQSNTEFIARLAKVPLQFQPGTTWEYSRSTDVLGALLERVSGQTLARHLQQRIFTPLQMKDTGFWVPPAQQGRIAEPFAIDPDSKVPVGLIDVRRAPKLESGGGGLVSTAADYFRFAQMLLNGGEIDGVRLLSPKTVAYMTADHLGTIGALSLARGAAYLPGPGYGFGLGFGTRTGTGESATPGSVGDYYWGGVGGTYF; encoded by the coding sequence ATGATACGTAGCACTTTGCCGGTGCTGGCGGTCGCGCTGCTGGCCGCCTGCGCGGCCCCGGCCAACACGCAAAATGCCGCACCGCTCACGACCGGCTTCTCCGCCACGCAATTGGACAGCATGAGCGCACGCGTGCGTGCCGATGTCGAGCAAGGCCGCATTCCCGGCGCCGTGTACCTGGTCGCCCGCAACGGCAGCATCGTCAACACGCAGGCCATTGGCTGGCAGGACACGGCACGCAAGGTGCCGATGCGCCCGGACTCGATCTTCCGCATCTACTCGATGAGCAAGCCGATCGTCTCGGTGGCGGTGATGATGATGGTCGAGGACGGCCGCGTACAGCTGGCCGACCCGGTGTCGAAGTACCTGCCCGAGCTCAAGGGCCTGCGCGTTGGCGTGGAGAAGACCGACGCTGCCGGCAAGCCTGTGCTGGAACTCGTGCCCGCCCAGCGCGAGATGACCGTGCAGGACCTGCTGCGCCACACCTCGGGCCTGACCTACGGCGTCTTCGGCAAGTCGCTGGTCAAGCAGGAATACAAGCGCCTGGACGTGGACGCCACCGAACAAAGCAATACCGAATTCATCGCCCGTCTGGCCAAGGTGCCGCTGCAGTTCCAGCCCGGCACCACCTGGGAATACAGCCGCTCCACCGATGTGCTGGGCGCCCTGCTCGAGCGCGTGTCGGGCCAGACGCTGGCCAGGCATCTGCAGCAGCGGATCTTCACGCCATTGCAGATGAAGGACACCGGGTTCTGGGTGCCACCGGCTCAGCAAGGCCGCATCGCGGAGCCCTTTGCCATCGATCCCGACAGCAAGGTGCCGGTCGGGCTGATCGACGTACGCCGCGCCCCGAAGCTTGAATCGGGCGGCGGCGGCTTGGTGTCGACCGCGGCCGACTACTTCCGCTTTGCCCAGATGCTGCTCAATGGCGGCGAGATCGACGGGGTGCGCCTGCTGTCGCCGAAGACGGTCGCCTACATGACGGCCGACCACCTTGGCACCATCGGCGCCCTTTCCCTGGCGCGCGGCGCGGCCTACCTGCCGGGGCCGGGCTATGGCTTCGGCCTGGGTTTCGGCACACGCACGGGCACCGGCGAATCGGCCACGCCGGGATCGGTCGGGGACTACTACTGGGGCGGGGTCGGAGGCACCTATTTCTGA
- a CDS encoding Bug family tripartite tricarboxylate transporter substrate binding protein, protein MLKTMLAAGSVLLTLLGLAQPALAEAAYPAKVIRLVVPFPPGGSTDTLARLLAEQLKDELGQTVVVENKAGAGGNIGGDAVAKAAPDGYTLLLAAAGPTVINPSLYARMSYDPLRDLAPITMLAREHNLMVINPSVPARNLKEFIAYAKSKPEQLSFGSPGNGSPAQLAGELLNQSAGIKLQHVPYKGSGPAVADLIAGHITLMIDNMPALLPYVQSGRLRALAVASDKRASALPDVPTVEEAGLKGYVVTAWKGLMAPAGTPRPIIAKLHDATVKILAKPQIRKRLVDLGAEPVGNTPEQFAALIRSDTAWWAALVKSTGTTLD, encoded by the coding sequence ATGTTGAAAACCATGCTTGCCGCGGGCTCCGTCCTGCTGACTCTGCTCGGGCTTGCGCAACCTGCGCTTGCCGAGGCAGCCTATCCCGCCAAAGTGATCCGCCTGGTCGTGCCGTTCCCGCCGGGTGGGTCCACCGATACGCTGGCGCGCTTGCTGGCCGAGCAATTGAAGGACGAACTCGGCCAGACCGTGGTCGTTGAGAACAAGGCTGGCGCGGGTGGCAATATCGGCGGCGATGCGGTGGCCAAGGCGGCGCCGGACGGCTATACGCTGCTGTTGGCCGCGGCCGGTCCCACCGTGATCAATCCCAGCCTTTACGCGCGCATGTCCTATGACCCGCTGCGCGACCTCGCGCCGATCACGATGCTGGCGCGCGAGCACAACCTGATGGTGATCAACCCTTCGGTGCCGGCGCGCAACCTCAAGGAGTTCATCGCCTATGCCAAGAGCAAGCCCGAGCAGCTCAGCTTTGGCTCGCCGGGCAACGGCTCCCCGGCGCAACTCGCGGGCGAGTTGCTGAACCAGTCCGCCGGCATCAAGCTGCAGCACGTACCGTACAAGGGCAGCGGCCCCGCGGTAGCCGACCTCATCGCCGGGCATATCACGCTGATGATCGACAACATGCCGGCGTTGCTGCCGTATGTGCAATCGGGGCGCCTGCGTGCCCTGGCGGTAGCCAGCGACAAGCGCGCCAGCGCCTTGCCCGATGTGCCGACGGTCGAGGAGGCCGGGCTCAAGGGCTATGTGGTGACGGCGTGGAAGGGGCTGATGGCGCCGGCCGGCACGCCGCGCCCGATCATCGCCAAGCTGCATGACGCGACCGTGAAGATCCTGGCCAAGCCGCAGATTCGCAAGCGCCTGGTGGACCTCGGCGCGGAGCCGGTCGGCAACACGCCCGAGCAGTTCGCCGCGCTGATCCGCAGCGATACGGCATGGTGGGCCGCGCTGGTGAAGTCGACCGGCACCACACTGGACTAA
- a CDS encoding acyl-CoA dehydrogenase family protein, with product MIREPDAFQAFLAELRRFVRERLVPREAEVAALDAIPEALVKEMAELGLFGFSIPEAYGGAGMTTEELVLAALELSQCSVAFRARVGTNTGIGSEALVADGTPEQKRRYLPLLASGELTGSFALTEPEAGSDATALTTCARRDGDHYVLNGTKCFITNAPIAGLFTVMARTDPARSGAAGISAFIVERGTPGLTTGQPYRKMGQEGSPVSEVHFNDCRVPAANLIGGEEGQGFRTAMKVLNKQRIHLAALCTGPAIRMLDEAIRFVTERKQFGQPLAEFQLVQAMIADCQTEIFAARALIMETARQRDRGEDVTMQASMCKYFASEMCGRVADRCVQMFGGYGYIADFGIERFYRDVRLFRLYEGTSQIHQLNIAKRTLAQAAAGNA from the coding sequence ATGATCAGGGAACCGGACGCCTTTCAGGCCTTCCTGGCCGAATTGCGGCGTTTCGTGCGCGAGCGGCTGGTGCCGCGCGAGGCCGAGGTGGCCGCGCTCGATGCAATACCCGAAGCGCTGGTAAAGGAAATGGCCGAGCTGGGCTTGTTCGGTTTTTCGATTCCCGAGGCGTACGGCGGCGCCGGCATGACAACCGAGGAACTCGTGTTGGCGGCGCTGGAGTTGTCCCAGTGCTCGGTAGCCTTCCGCGCGCGGGTGGGCACCAATACCGGCATTGGCTCGGAAGCGCTGGTGGCGGATGGCACGCCCGAGCAGAAGCGCCGCTACCTGCCCTTGCTCGCCAGTGGCGAGCTGACCGGCTCGTTCGCGCTGACCGAGCCGGAGGCCGGCTCGGATGCCACGGCGTTGACGACTTGCGCGCGGCGCGACGGCGACCACTACGTGCTCAACGGCACCAAGTGCTTCATCACCAACGCCCCCATCGCTGGTTTGTTCACGGTCATGGCGCGCACCGATCCCGCGCGCAGCGGGGCCGCCGGCATCTCGGCATTTATCGTGGAGCGCGGCACGCCGGGCCTGACCACCGGGCAGCCGTATCGCAAGATGGGGCAAGAGGGCTCGCCGGTCTCGGAGGTGCACTTCAACGATTGCCGCGTGCCCGCCGCCAACCTGATCGGGGGCGAGGAAGGGCAGGGCTTTCGCACCGCGATGAAGGTGCTCAACAAGCAGCGCATCCACTTGGCCGCGCTGTGCACCGGGCCGGCCATCCGCATGCTGGATGAAGCGATCCGCTTCGTCACCGAGCGCAAGCAGTTCGGCCAGCCGCTGGCGGAATTCCAGCTGGTGCAGGCGATGATCGCCGATTGCCAGACCGAGATCTTTGCTGCGCGCGCGCTGATCATGGAGACGGCGCGCCAGCGCGATCGCGGTGAGGACGTGACCATGCAGGCCTCGATGTGCAAGTACTTCGCCTCCGAGATGTGCGGGCGCGTGGCGGATCGCTGCGTGCAGATGTTTGGCGGCTACGGCTATATCGCGGACTTCGGCATCGAGCGCTTCTATCGCGATGTGCGCTTGTTCCGCCTGTACGAAGGCACCAGCCAGATCCACCAGCTCAACATCGCCAAGCGCACGCTGGCGCAGGCCGCGGCCGGCAATGCGTAG